A genomic segment from Bacteroidales bacterium encodes:
- a CDS encoding FlgD immunoglobulin-like domain containing protein produces MKKSLVLLFITGMFLISAVYLLVRTSPENKTYRPVTKVPKTYPGDWIAYQRAYPYGQIKTSSYLQAFEQAAQMQRSSSRSGFDYELMGPTNIGGRITDIAVHPDSPYTWYIGASTGGIFKTTDGGSSWENVFLSAPLISIGDLEIDPTDENIIYAGTGEANSSSFSFLGNGIYKSTDAGQTWAHLGLDYSAYIGRIVVDYDDPQRIFAAACGTLFTPDEHRGVYRSQDGGNTWEKVLFVTDSTSAIDIVQHPENPDILFAAMWERIRGLSYRTSFGLSSGVYKSTDGGDTWTEITDWLPSGYNVGRIGIDIAKSSPNVMYAFYDMANEEVRVYRSDDTGESWYRTNDNALQEMNSNFGWYFGQIRVDIYDANKVYVYGVEAFRSTNGGNSWSTMGGWDFHVDHHAMYMDKNISLYLEGNDGGLYMSTNYSTTWTKVNNLPITQFYAIEIDYQNPERIYGGTQDNNTIRTYSGSLDDWEALLGGDGFYTLVDYTNSNIIYAEYQYGQLYKSTDGGNDFNYIAWSMGNDRTNWSSPLVMHPVLPNTLYFGTYRVWKTLNGGSQWTAVSSDLTDGDDGSGYHTVSTLDISRPDPDIILAGTDDGHVHISLDAGATWNEISEGLPKRWITRVKCDPVYSDVIYATLSGFRWDEPIAHVYRSNDLGQTWENISGNLPELPVNAMAIDPDVADRYLVGTDAGLFLTEDGGESWWGVSGGLGNVPIYDLKILDYDRALYVGTYGLSIYRVDLDDLAVGTPEQTTITENDPAVTIYPNPVSLTEAQSALIEIAVKEKDHLTAMILDERGRRVISLFDGSCSEGTCKLTWNGKNEAGERMRPGLYFLQVSHGSRHSVSKIVVL; encoded by the coding sequence ATGAAAAAAAGTCTTGTTCTCCTGTTCATTACCGGGATGTTCCTGATCAGTGCGGTTTATCTGCTTGTTAGAACTTCACCTGAAAATAAAACCTATCGGCCGGTTACAAAAGTGCCCAAGACCTATCCGGGTGACTGGATTGCGTATCAGCGTGCTTATCCTTACGGGCAGATAAAGACCAGTTCCTACCTGCAGGCGTTTGAACAGGCTGCTCAGATGCAGCGGTCGTCGTCGCGGTCCGGTTTTGATTATGAACTGATGGGACCTACCAACATTGGCGGCCGCATTACGGATATCGCCGTGCATCCCGACTCTCCTTACACGTGGTACATAGGAGCTTCTACCGGAGGCATCTTTAAAACCACTGACGGCGGCTCCTCGTGGGAAAACGTTTTTCTAAGCGCCCCGCTGATTTCCATCGGAGATCTTGAAATTGATCCCACAGATGAAAATATTATCTATGCTGGCACAGGTGAAGCCAATTCTTCCAGTTTCAGTTTTCTGGGAAATGGCATCTATAAATCCACCGATGCCGGCCAGACCTGGGCCCATCTGGGGTTGGACTATTCCGCCTACATCGGGCGGATCGTAGTTGATTACGATGATCCCCAGCGCATTTTTGCTGCAGCCTGTGGCACGTTGTTCACCCCGGATGAACACCGTGGGGTTTACCGCAGCCAGGATGGGGGTAACACGTGGGAAAAGGTCCTTTTTGTGACAGACTCCACCTCTGCGATCGACATCGTACAGCATCCGGAAAATCCCGATATCTTGTTTGCAGCCATGTGGGAACGCATCCGGGGATTGAGCTACAGAACTTCCTTCGGACTGAGCTCCGGTGTGTACAAATCCACGGATGGAGGCGATACCTGGACGGAGATCACCGACTGGCTGCCTTCCGGATATAATGTCGGAAGGATAGGGATCGACATTGCAAAATCCAGTCCGAACGTGATGTACGCTTTTTACGACATGGCCAATGAAGAGGTCCGGGTCTATCGTTCGGATGACACCGGTGAAAGCTGGTACAGGACCAATGATAACGCCCTGCAGGAGATGAACAGCAATTTTGGATGGTACTTCGGGCAGATCCGGGTCGACATTTATGATGCGAACAAGGTATATGTTTACGGAGTGGAGGCCTTCCGCTCCACCAACGGGGGTAACAGCTGGTCAACAATGGGTGGATGGGACTTTCACGTAGACCACCACGCCATGTACATGGATAAAAACATCAGCCTGTACCTGGAAGGGAACGACGGAGGTCTCTATATGAGCACCAATTACAGCACTACGTGGACGAAAGTGAACAACCTTCCGATCACGCAGTTCTATGCCATCGAAATTGATTACCAGAATCCCGAACGAATCTATGGTGGAACCCAGGATAATAATACAATCCGGACCTATTCGGGAAGTCTCGATGACTGGGAAGCGCTCCTGGGTGGCGATGGTTTTTATACCCTGGTGGATTATACGAATTCCAACATCATCTACGCCGAGTACCAGTACGGGCAGCTCTATAAATCCACTGACGGCGGGAACGATTTCAATTACATCGCCTGGTCGATGGGCAACGACCGCACCAACTGGTCATCGCCGCTGGTGATGCATCCCGTGCTGCCGAATACGCTTTATTTCGGAACCTACCGTGTCTGGAAGACCCTTAACGGAGGCTCACAGTGGACCGCAGTCAGCTCTGACCTGACCGACGGGGACGATGGCAGTGGATATCATACCGTGTCCACCCTTGACATTTCCAGGCCCGACCCGGATATTATCCTGGCCGGAACAGATGACGGACATGTGCATATATCCCTGGATGCCGGTGCCACCTGGAATGAAATTTCGGAAGGGCTTCCCAAGCGATGGATCACTCGCGTGAAGTGTGATCCGGTCTACTCCGACGTGATCTACGCCACCCTGTCCGGATTCCGCTGGGACGAGCCCATTGCCCACGTTTACCGGTCAAATGACCTTGGTCAGACCTGGGAAAATATCAGCGGCAATCTCCCGGAGCTTCCCGTGAACGCAATGGCGATCGATCCTGATGTGGCGGACAGGTATCTTGTTGGAACGGATGCGGGGCTCTTCCTGACCGAAGACGGGGGTGAAAGCTGGTGGGGCGTTTCAGGCGGCCTGGGCAATGTCCCCATCTATGATCTGAAAATCCTGGATTACGACCGCGCCCTTTATGTCGGGACTTATGGTCTCAGCATTTACAGGGTCGACCTGGATGACCTGGCGGTAGGCACCCCGGAACAAACAACCATCACCGAAAACGATCCTGCCGTGACCATCTATCCCAATCCTGTTTCACTCACAGAAGCACAATCAGCATTGATCGAAATTGCCGTGAAGGAAAAAGACCATCTGACGGCCATGATCCTTGATGAGCGCGGACGAAGGGTCATTTCACTTTTCGATGGCAGCTGTTCCGAAGGTACCTGTAAACTTACCTGGAACGGAAAGAATGAGGCAGGGGAAAGGATGCGCCCCGGCCTGTATTTTCTGCAGGTGAGTCACGGTTCCCGCCACTCCGTCAGTAAGATCGTTGTTCTCTGA
- a CDS encoding SDR family oxidoreductase, whose amino-acid sequence MNIIVTGASRGIGNSLVREYAKNPGDSIIAISRNPVALNDLRSYCISHHPGSRVFPVAYDLSNIASDDRLIPEVVNHFEKTDVLVNNAGLLIHKPFAEFTPEDIDRLLDINFRASVILIQKLLPLMNQGAHIVNIGSMGGVQGSVKFPGMSVYSASKGALAILTECLAAELEPAGISVNMLALGAVDTEMLRMAFPGYKAPVTPDEMAAFIASFSRTGHHFFNGKVLQLSLSTP is encoded by the coding sequence ATGAACATCATTGTCACAGGAGCAAGCCGGGGCATCGGCAATTCACTGGTCAGGGAATATGCAAAGAACCCGGGCGACAGCATCATAGCCATATCAAGGAACCCGGTTGCGTTAAATGATCTTCGTTCCTATTGTATCAGTCACCATCCCGGAAGTCGTGTCTTCCCTGTTGCCTATGATCTTTCAAACATAGCGTCTGACGACCGGTTGATTCCGGAAGTGGTCAATCATTTCGAAAAGACCGATGTACTGGTCAACAATGCCGGCCTGCTTATCCACAAGCCGTTTGCTGAGTTTACACCGGAGGACATCGACCGGCTGCTCGATATCAATTTCAGAGCTTCGGTTATCCTGATCCAGAAATTATTGCCCTTGATGAACCAAGGGGCTCATATCGTCAATATCGGCAGCATGGGAGGAGTCCAGGGAAGCGTCAAATTCCCGGGTATGTCGGTATACAGCGCCAGCAAGGGCGCGCTGGCCATTCTTACGGAATGCCTGGCTGCAGAACTGGAACCTGCCGGAATATCCGTGAATATGCTCGCACTGGGAGCCGTGGATACCGAAATGCTCCGGATGGCCTTTCCCGGATACAAAGCCCCTGTCACACCGGATGAAATGGCCGCATTCATTGCATCTTTCTCCAGAACGGGACATCATTTTTTCAACGGCAAGGTGCTTCAGCTGTCCTTGTCAACACCGTAG
- a CDS encoding SoxR reducing system RseC family protein has product MGRTGEKICHEGTVDKVDGQSVYVRIQSASACSSCQIKGACNLAESQEKIIEVRNQEGESHPVGETVDVVMDQSSGTRAVVLAYLIPFLIVLVSLVILLSAGVKEGISALLSIFLLVPYYSILYHFRDKLKKGFGFTIQSK; this is encoded by the coding sequence ATGGGTCGGACAGGTGAAAAAATTTGCCACGAAGGTACAGTTGACAAGGTTGATGGCCAGTCGGTCTATGTAAGGATCCAATCCGCTTCAGCTTGTTCCTCCTGTCAGATCAAGGGAGCCTGCAACCTTGCAGAATCACAGGAAAAGATCATTGAGGTCAGAAATCAGGAGGGAGAGAGCCATCCGGTCGGAGAAACGGTTGATGTGGTCATGGATCAGTCTTCAGGAACCAGGGCCGTTGTCCTGGCCTACCTCATCCCATTTTTGATCGTCCTGGTATCCCTCGTGATTTTACTGTCGGCCGGGGTGAAGGAAGGTATTTCTGCTCTCCTCTCCATCTTCTTGCTGGTACCTTATTATTCAATTCTTTACCATTTCCGCGACAAGTTGAAAAAGGGTTTCGGTTTCACCATCCAATCCAAATGA
- a CDS encoding T9SS type A sorting domain-containing protein: MKKAFTLLVCLTLLLPGMFAQENSIGKVRVSKATYYDKTPPLRSMPVVLPGERIRSWKNNIIKNPSLERTFTDEQKAHFETVTDPVAQQRMGERNQRGPILNFKGVGNVNSVYPPDTDGDVGPNHYFQMINLSFAIWDKNGNKLYGPVDNATLWFGFAGPWTGTNDGDPIVVYDHLADRWVASQFAIHTDDGSYWELVAVSATGDPLGEYYRYAFEFPAFNDYPKLGVWHDGYYATFNMFGGNTRGAVSSFEREKMLAGDPDAQMVYFDMWGTFSLLPADVDGPSPPANSPNYIIHRRVWDDQHLEVYAMQVDWDNPDNSSIELIADLATEPYNASLDGIPQPGTGVRLDDLAVMLMYRLQYRNFTDYEVLLTNHTVKVNGNAAVRWYELRKEQGPWYVYQQGTYAPDDENRWMGSIAMNGAGEIALGYTVSSSATYPSVRFTGRSADAPAGVMNYAERELIAGQAPQTALDRWGDYSCMTVDPVDDYTFWYTQEYSMGNWSTRIGSFDFGPVQPPQIAAAKDTVICEDTPFTAVSTGIYVQSVLWSTDGDGFFVPAPPVNMEQGYIRGPLDIANGGFTLAVTAFGYEPGLQDQDTMYVALARWPSVFAGNDTTICYNTSVLLEGEVSSASEVLWSTPGDGSFDDPSILQATYTPGASDLANGSVRLTLTGYPIDPCEEPKSDKVRVKFDPCTGISEPANPDVQVKIVPNPATDSFRVTITGLKDQPYDISLLNQAGERIFTKKGASGSGPVDEQFIMNYQPRGIYFIEIRSGKVIRTEKVIVQ; the protein is encoded by the coding sequence ATGAAAAAAGCGTTTACGTTATTGGTCTGTTTAACATTGCTCCTGCCGGGTATGTTCGCGCAGGAAAATTCCATTGGAAAGGTCAGGGTAAGCAAAGCCACCTATTATGACAAAACTCCTCCGCTGAGGAGCATGCCGGTGGTGCTCCCAGGTGAAAGGATCCGGAGCTGGAAGAACAACATCATCAAGAATCCGTCGCTGGAACGGACGTTCACCGATGAACAGAAAGCTCATTTTGAAACGGTGACCGATCCCGTTGCCCAGCAGCGGATGGGTGAGCGCAACCAGCGCGGCCCTATCTTGAATTTCAAGGGAGTGGGAAATGTCAACAGCGTTTATCCTCCCGACACGGACGGTGACGTGGGACCCAATCATTATTTCCAGATGATCAACCTGTCGTTCGCCATCTGGGACAAGAACGGGAACAAGCTTTACGGACCGGTGGACAACGCGACGCTCTGGTTTGGTTTTGCAGGACCCTGGACCGGAACAAACGACGGGGATCCGATCGTAGTGTACGATCATCTTGCCGATCGCTGGGTTGCCTCCCAGTTTGCCATCCATACGGATGATGGTTCCTATTGGGAACTTGTTGCAGTGTCAGCCACCGGTGATCCGCTGGGAGAATATTACCGGTATGCATTTGAATTTCCTGCATTCAATGATTATCCCAAACTCGGTGTTTGGCACGACGGATATTATGCCACATTCAACATGTTTGGCGGAAATACCAGGGGTGCAGTGTCCTCCTTTGAACGGGAGAAAATGCTTGCGGGAGATCCGGATGCCCAGATGGTCTACTTTGACATGTGGGGAACCTTCAGCCTTCTTCCGGCCGATGTTGACGGTCCTTCACCTCCGGCCAACTCACCCAATTACATCATCCACCGCCGGGTCTGGGATGATCAGCACCTGGAGGTCTATGCCATGCAGGTGGATTGGGACAATCCGGATAATTCATCCATAGAACTGATCGCCGATCTGGCAACGGAACCCTATAATGCCAGTCTGGATGGAATTCCGCAGCCCGGGACAGGCGTACGGCTTGACGACCTTGCCGTGATGCTGATGTACCGGTTGCAATACCGGAATTTTACTGACTACGAAGTTCTGCTGACCAACCATACCGTCAAGGTGAATGGTAACGCTGCCGTCCGCTGGTACGAACTAAGGAAGGAACAGGGACCGTGGTATGTGTACCAGCAGGGCACCTATGCACCTGATGATGAAAACCGGTGGATGGGCAGCATTGCCATGAACGGGGCGGGTGAAATCGCACTCGGCTATACCGTTTCCAGCTCAGCAACTTATCCCTCCGTGCGTTTTACGGGGAGATCAGCCGACGCACCGGCAGGAGTGATGAACTATGCCGAAAGGGAACTCATAGCCGGCCAGGCCCCTCAGACAGCACTGGACCGGTGGGGGGACTATAGTTGCATGACCGTGGATCCAGTGGATGATTATACCTTCTGGTACACACAGGAATATTCAATGGGCAACTGGAGCACACGCATCGGTTCATTTGACTTCGGACCCGTTCAGCCTCCTCAGATTGCAGCAGCCAAAGATACGGTGATCTGTGAAGACACACCCTTTACGGCGGTATCCACAGGCATCTATGTACAGTCGGTCCTCTGGTCAACGGATGGTGACGGCTTTTTCGTCCCTGCTCCGCCCGTCAATATGGAGCAGGGCTATATCCGCGGACCGTTAGACATTGCCAACGGCGGATTTACGCTTGCCGTTACCGCTTTCGGTTACGAGCCCGGATTGCAGGACCAGGACACCATGTATGTCGCCCTTGCCCGCTGGCCGAGTGTATTCGCCGGTAACGACACCACCATCTGTTATAATACCTCCGTCCTGCTAGAAGGGGAAGTCTCCAGCGCTTCGGAGGTCCTGTGGTCAACACCCGGAGATGGATCTTTTGATGATCCATCCATTTTACAGGCCACCTATACACCTGGAGCCTCTGACCTTGCCAACGGATCGGTACGGCTCACCCTTACGGGTTACCCGATCGATCCCTGTGAGGAACCCAAGTCAGATAAGGTCAGGGTGAAGTTCGATCCCTGCACGGGTATCAGTGAGCCTGCCAACCCGGATGTTCAGGTGAAAATCGTTCCCAACCCTGCAACGGATTCATTTCGCGTGACCATAACCGGTCTGAAAGATCAACCTTATGACATCAGCCTTCTGAACCAGGCGGGGGAGAGGATCTTTACCAAGAAAGGCGCCTCAGGTTCCGGTCCGGTTGATGAGCAGTTCATTATGAATTACCAGCCACGAGGGATCTATTTCATTGAGATCAGGTCTGGAAAGGTGATCCGGACAGAGAAAGTGATCGTTCAGTAG
- a CDS encoding RnfABCDGE type electron transport complex subunit B → MLNAVISLSSLGVVFAVILYFVAQKFKVVEDPRIDLVNEVLPGANCGGCGYAGCRNFAESLVKAGKLEGFFCPVGGNPTMALAGEILGLQAVAKDPQVAVVRCNGSRTHAPMKYRFDGPATCFFAHTLFSGESGCPYGCLSLGDCVAACKFDAMFMDETTGLPVVVEENCTSCGACVTACPRGIIELRNKGPKGRRIFVSCVNKEKGAVARKNCSVACIGCGKCVKVCPHDAITLENNLAYIDFLKCKLCRKCVPECPTNAILEINFPPRKEQVAGAEPKPQAVEI, encoded by the coding sequence ATGCTCAATGCAGTCATTTCTTTATCCTCTCTCGGGGTTGTTTTTGCCGTCATCCTGTATTTTGTCGCTCAGAAGTTTAAGGTCGTGGAGGATCCCCGCATCGACCTTGTCAACGAAGTATTGCCGGGAGCCAATTGCGGGGGGTGCGGGTACGCAGGCTGCCGCAATTTTGCGGAGAGCCTGGTGAAAGCCGGCAAACTGGAAGGTTTCTTTTGCCCGGTAGGCGGCAATCCGACCATGGCCCTGGCCGGCGAGATCCTGGGCCTGCAGGCCGTCGCCAAGGATCCCCAGGTGGCGGTTGTCCGGTGCAACGGTTCCCGCACCCATGCTCCCATGAAATACCGGTTCGACGGCCCTGCCACGTGTTTCTTTGCCCATACCCTTTTTTCAGGCGAAAGCGGTTGTCCCTACGGATGCCTTAGTTTAGGGGATTGCGTGGCTGCCTGTAAATTCGATGCGATGTTCATGGACGAAACGACCGGGTTACCGGTGGTGGTGGAAGAAAACTGCACTTCTTGCGGCGCCTGTGTCACAGCCTGCCCCCGGGGAATCATTGAACTCAGGAACAAGGGACCCAAAGGAAGGCGCATTTTTGTAAGCTGTGTCAATAAGGAAAAGGGAGCCGTCGCCAGGAAGAACTGCTCGGTTGCCTGCATCGGCTGTGGCAAGTGTGTGAAAGTGTGCCCCCATGATGCGATCACCCTTGAAAATAACCTGGCCTATATTGATTTCCTCAAATGCAAGTTATGCCGAAAGTGTGTTCCGGAATGTCCCACCAATGCCATCCTGGAAATCAATTTTCCGCCGAGAAAAGAGCAGGTCGCCGGTGCCGAACCAAAACCTCAGGCTGTCGAAATCTGA
- the rsxC gene encoding electron transport complex subunit RsxC: MLKTFKLGGVHPAENKLSASQPIREIPLPKRVFVTVSQNLGAPSRVIVQNGDRVKTGQLIAKGESFISSNIHSPVSGKVFKVDEVLDISGYRKQAILIDVEGDEWEDSIDRTDGINWEVSLSPKEIIDRISQMGIVGMGGATFPAHVKLMVPEGKKVDTLIINGVECEPYLTADHRLMLEKGKEVLMGAFILMRALKVERVIIGIEQNKSDAIAHLSDLSNKFPGFQVQGLKVKYPQGGEKQLIKALLNREVPSGKLPFEVGCVVHNVGTAFAVYEAVQKNKPLFERVVTVTGKTLKNPSNFLARIGTPISELLEQAGGFPENAGKILSGGPMMGKALISFDTPVVKGMSGIVLLPEEESVRVKVQNCIRCSRCVSVCPMGLEPYLLALRVAAEDFEGSEKDRVMDCIECGSCHYTCPSGRPLLDYIRVGKIRVGQIIRNRGKK; this comes from the coding sequence ATGCTGAAAACATTCAAGCTTGGAGGTGTTCATCCAGCAGAAAATAAATTATCGGCCAGTCAGCCGATTCGGGAAATCCCACTGCCAAAGAGGGTTTTTGTGACCGTTTCTCAGAATCTCGGTGCACCCTCCCGTGTGATCGTTCAAAATGGTGACCGCGTCAAAACGGGTCAGCTGATCGCCAAGGGTGAGTCCTTCATCTCGTCCAATATCCATTCCCCTGTTTCCGGAAAAGTATTCAAGGTGGATGAGGTTCTGGATATCAGTGGCTACAGGAAGCAGGCCATCCTGATTGATGTGGAGGGTGACGAATGGGAAGACTCCATTGACCGGACAGACGGGATCAACTGGGAGGTTTCCCTGTCACCAAAGGAAATCATTGACCGGATAAGCCAGATGGGGATCGTAGGTATGGGCGGAGCCACCTTTCCAGCCCATGTGAAGCTGATGGTACCCGAGGGAAAGAAAGTGGATACGCTGATCATCAACGGTGTTGAATGTGAACCGTATCTGACAGCAGACCACCGTTTGATGCTGGAAAAAGGAAAGGAGGTCCTGATGGGTGCCTTCATCCTGATGCGCGCCCTGAAGGTGGAAAGGGTCATCATCGGGATCGAGCAGAATAAATCCGATGCCATTGCCCATTTGTCGGATCTGAGCAATAAATTTCCAGGCTTTCAGGTTCAGGGTCTGAAGGTCAAATATCCGCAGGGTGGTGAAAAGCAGCTGATCAAAGCCCTGCTCAACCGGGAAGTGCCCTCTGGAAAACTGCCTTTTGAGGTTGGGTGCGTGGTTCATAATGTCGGTACTGCTTTTGCCGTTTATGAGGCTGTTCAAAAAAACAAGCCCCTTTTTGAACGCGTGGTGACGGTCACTGGCAAGACTTTGAAAAATCCATCAAATTTTCTTGCCCGGATCGGCACACCGATCTCGGAACTATTAGAACAAGCAGGCGGATTTCCCGAAAATGCAGGAAAAATACTGAGTGGCGGCCCCATGATGGGGAAGGCCCTTATCTCTTTTGACACACCGGTGGTGAAAGGGATGTCAGGTATCGTGCTTTTACCCGAAGAGGAATCTGTCCGCGTAAAGGTGCAGAATTGCATCCGGTGTTCGCGGTGTGTTTCAGTATGTCCGATGGGATTGGAACCTTACCTACTTGCCCTTCGGGTGGCTGCTGAAGATTTCGAAGGTTCAGAAAAGGACCGGGTGATGGATTGCATCGAATGCGGTTCCTGTCATTATACCTGTCCTTCGGGAAGGCCTTTGCTGGATTACATCCGTGTTGGCAAAATCAGAGTGGGTCAAATTATCAGGAACAGAGGAAAAAAATAA
- a CDS encoding RnfABCDGE type electron transport complex subunit D, which translates to MSTLIVSGSPHIHSDQSVKKIMYGVIYALIPAFLVSIYFFGMDALILTVVSVAACLLFEYLIQKYIIKGEITITDGSAVITGILLAFNVPSNLPLWIIIIGAFVSIGIAKMAFGGIGKNIFNPALVGRVFLLLSFPVQMTSWPVPNPQFMPQITDAVTGPTALGILKEGLQAGKTVQELMPELPSYVNDLLGNQGGSIGEVSALALLIGAVYLFYKKIITWHIPVAYLGSAFLFSGIMHLINPALYVTPFFHLIAGGMILGVFYMATDMVSSPMSAKGMIIYGVGCGIITMLIRIWGSYPEGVSFAILLMNAVTPLINRGFKPARFG; encoded by the coding sequence ATGAGCACATTAATTGTTTCAGGTTCTCCCCATATTCACTCCGACCAGTCGGTGAAGAAGATCATGTATGGAGTCATCTACGCACTCATCCCTGCTTTTCTGGTTTCCATTTATTTTTTCGGAATGGATGCGCTGATCCTGACCGTTGTTTCCGTCGCTGCCTGTTTGTTGTTTGAATACCTGATACAGAAATACATCATCAAGGGCGAGATCACCATCACGGACGGCTCTGCCGTGATTACAGGCATTCTGCTGGCTTTCAATGTACCCAGCAACCTGCCCCTGTGGATCATCATCATCGGTGCATTTGTTTCCATCGGGATCGCCAAAATGGCTTTTGGAGGCATCGGCAAGAATATTTTCAATCCCGCACTGGTGGGTCGTGTTTTTCTTCTGCTTTCGTTCCCGGTGCAGATGACCTCCTGGCCTGTTCCCAATCCGCAGTTCATGCCTCAGATCACCGATGCAGTCACCGGACCGACCGCACTTGGAATATTGAAAGAAGGGCTTCAGGCTGGCAAAACCGTTCAGGAGCTGATGCCTGAGCTGCCTTCCTATGTCAACGATCTGCTGGGCAACCAGGGGGGAAGTATCGGTGAGGTCTCAGCCCTGGCGTTACTGATCGGAGCTGTTTACCTGTTTTACAAAAAGATCATCACCTGGCACATCCCCGTCGCCTATCTGGGTTCTGCCTTTCTGTTTTCAGGGATCATGCATCTGATCAATCCGGCGCTGTATGTCACTCCGTTCTTCCATCTGATCGCCGGCGGGATGATTCTGGGCGTGTTCTATATGGCTACCGATATGGTCAGCTCCCCGATGTCGGCAAAGGGGATGATCATCTACGGAGTGGGCTGCGGAATCATAACCATGCTGATCAGGATCTGGGGCTCTTATCCGGAAGGGGTTTCCTTCGCCATTCTTCTGATGAATGCGGTGACTCCGCTGATCAACCGCGGATTCAAACCGGCCCGGTTTGGATGA
- a CDS encoding RnfABCDGE type electron transport complex subunit G, translating to MAKKTESTFINMFLNLLIFTAVGSFALAGVYNITLEPIARVEKLKMEYAIRQVIQDFDTVVTDTLILPDQARPIGMITGYKKDSLVGVAIQTYSKKGYSGLIELMVGFDTNDFITKIEVLQQKETPGLGTKMETPEFKEQFYGKNPAEFKLKVKKDGGDVDAITAATISSRAFCDAVQRAYDTYKNEGGN from the coding sequence ATGGCAAAGAAAACAGAATCGACGTTTATCAATATGTTCCTGAACCTGCTGATCTTTACCGCGGTAGGTTCGTTTGCACTGGCAGGCGTTTACAATATCACGCTGGAGCCCATTGCGAGGGTGGAAAAATTGAAAATGGAATATGCCATCCGACAGGTCATTCAGGATTTTGATACCGTTGTCACAGATACGCTGATCCTCCCCGACCAGGCAAGACCGATTGGAATGATAACCGGATACAAGAAAGATTCCCTTGTTGGTGTGGCCATTCAAACCTACTCAAAGAAAGGTTACAGCGGATTGATCGAACTGATGGTGGGGTTTGATACGAACGATTTCATTACAAAAATCGAAGTGCTTCAACAGAAGGAAACTCCCGGGCTGGGCACCAAGATGGAAACGCCGGAATTCAAGGAACAGTTTTACGGGAAAAATCCTGCGGAATTTAAACTCAAAGTGAAAAAGGACGGAGGTGATGTGGATGCCATTACGGCTGCCACCATCAGTTCCCGCGCGTTTTGCGATGCGGTGCAGCGGGCATATGATACTTATAAAAATGAAGGAGGTAATTGA
- a CDS encoding electron transport complex subunit E, with protein MNQWKNFTKGFIKENPTLVLLLGMCPTLGVTTSAMNGLGMGLATTFVLVMSNLCISAIKNYVPDKVRIPVFIVVIASFVTIVDLFMAGYAPGLHKQLGIFIPLIVVNCIVLGRAEAFASKNKILSSLIDGAGMGLGFTLALTILGSIRELLGSGSIFGLKFIPGDAILIFILQPGAFLTLGFLIALINKLKKAN; from the coding sequence ATGAACCAGTGGAAAAATTTTACCAAAGGGTTCATCAAGGAAAATCCGACACTTGTTCTGCTTTTGGGAATGTGTCCGACACTTGGTGTTACAACATCAGCGATGAATGGCCTGGGTATGGGATTGGCGACCACCTTCGTACTGGTGATGTCGAACCTGTGTATATCTGCCATTAAGAATTACGTACCTGATAAGGTTCGTATCCCCGTTTTCATTGTGGTCATCGCTTCATTCGTAACCATTGTTGACCTGTTCATGGCAGGCTATGCACCCGGACTTCATAAACAGCTCGGGATTTTCATCCCCTTGATCGTCGTAAACTGCATTGTGCTTGGAAGAGCAGAAGCCTTTGCATCAAAAAACAAAATACTTTCCTCCCTGATTGACGGAGCAGGGATGGGATTGGGATTTACCCTTGCCCTTACGATCCTCGGGTCCATCAGGGAGTTGCTGGGAAGTGGCTCAATCTTCGGATTGAAATTCATTCCGGGAGATGCCATTCTTATATTCATCCTTCAGCCGGGCGCATTCCTGACCCTGGGTTTTCTGATCGCACTGATAAACAAACTGAAAAAGGCAAATTAA